The genomic window TCTTAGATTAGTAGTGTAACACTGAAAGTAAATTTAACCACAGCATTCTTAAGTACTTACGTAATATTACGCTCCTCTCATATTGTTTTGTGTGCAGTTTACACAAAATTGCAACCCAATATTGGGAGACTAAAATTAGTTGTACATCTCTGAATAAGGGTTTTAATGTTCCACAATAATCATTAAGTAACTTTAATGCCCTTGATTTGGAACTATGTTTCAAAAGTACGAAAAGATTAACACAGGCATTATTACACAACATCCTCCTTAATGGAAGTACTTTTACAAAATCCAAAGAGCAACATTTATAGTTGTGGCTTTCAGagacattttctgttcttgcagAAATTCCTTTCCAGCGATTCAATACCAAACACACACCTAACTACAGTTAAGTAGTAAAATTCGAATACCATTTTAAGTATTTGATGTCTATAATCATGAAGACACTCCCTCTGAAAGTAACTCAGTGTAGTAAATACAACTATATTCATTATCCACAACGTCATGCAGACATACAACTTtattaaatgaacagaaaagaaaactttggcAAGAAAGTCACTTAGTGAAAGCACTCAGACTGTCAGAATTATTTGGAAAACCTACAGATAATCTCATTAACTCAACATTTAAGAAACAGACATCCTTACACATTTCTTCTGAGACAAAGTAACCATACAGTTCACTAACCAAACTTTTAAGATTCTGTACCAAAACTAAGTGATGCCATGAACTCGGAAATCTTTTGTCTTCACTGAACAGCTAGTACATGGAAGCATAACAGGAaagcaataaatacaaaaattcttaatttttttcgAAAGACCAGCAAAGATTTTCCCCTCTGCAACTGGTAGAGTTACTACTCATACTTCAGCTGGAATGGCTGAATAAGTAAAGCAGACTCAAAATTTAAACAAGACTACATATGTGAAATTAGTTCAACTGAAGACTAACATATATTATTTCCCTAGCCTCTACTGTGGTATTTCACTTTGACATATTTTCAGAGTAACAGTAGGCTACCTGATCTACAGGGTTTTTGTCCAACTTTCCAAGTCACGAAGGTCAGCTTATAAGAACACCTATACACAAAACGAAATTCCCAAGAGGAACGAGAGCAGGACAAGCCCAGAAATATTGTTACATGCTTGCAAACAACCCCAGTGAACAGCAATGCCATCCAACAGCACTCAGGTTGTAGAGACTTTGGTCACATGAAGTGTTCAGTGGGTCAAAGTAACAGCAGagtttagtctttttttttcctttataaatgcaatgaagaaagcaaactattcattaaatataaaagcagttttataaaaacacatcagaatTTTATTGCTTGAAGAATACAGCATatgaaaaaagcacaagaatGTCCAAAAGAAAGGTAACAACAATCCAAACATATTACACCATACATACCAGATGCAGTAAAATGTTATCCTGAATTCtgcatcagaaaagaaatgtgtgaaaatatacctaatatttaaaaggaaaaatttgtttaaaatagaaagtgTGAAGGTGTTACAGTACAAATTAGAAGAGCCAACACTGCACGTTAACATTGTATCACTAGACTAGTTTTTCCTACCTTTGGTACTTAAACCTTCACAGAAAACCACTTCCTTAGTCAAACCTTGCCTATTTCATATAGTAGCTatgaaaggttttttgtttgcttgtttaagtTAAATATTCCAACACATACTTTTCTGAGTTTTCACTGCCTGAATGCACTTAAGGAAGTGTTCACATTTAATCAATATGAAACTTAACGTATCTCACACTTAAATCAAATGCCACTATGTGACTGAGACCTGAATATATGCCAATTGTACCTTGTTCAGATCTTTATGTAAAAATGGGCACatcattttctgtctgcttccttATGTAAACAGAGTGTTGCTGCCCTCCTCAAGAACTGTGACTGGAGAAACCTGCTGAGGACATGagttaaaataaacaatctGCATTGTTACAGAGCTATCAGATCATCTACAGCAGTATTCAAGTGGCTTTTCTAGTCTGCTCAGATTAGTGTACCAGAAGATATGCCAGTATTACTTCAAGTAACACATTAAAACTCAGTAATGGACACTACTGTGCTTTATTTCAACACAAAGAACAGCTGCTCATCCATTAATCAACAGAATTTTCAAATCAACTATCAAAAGGACTACTACATCATTTCTGTTCCATGTATTGCTGACCACTTCTGGGGAATGGTTTATCAAAAACCTGGACTTACCAACAAACAAAtgtgaatgaagaaaatgtttacGTACAGCAAGGTATCTTAGTCATCTAGTGGCAATCTAATCTGGAAAATGTTAGCATTATGCCAACAACGACTAAaccaaggttaaaaaaaatccctcttttATTGTAAGCATGCTCTTAGCTTCAGCTTTCATAGGCTTGAATGTTAATCATTCCCAGTTATAATCAGTGGAACTGgaacaattctgttttatcAAGTTCCAGCTTTAAATTTCAGCAACATGAATATATCCGGACTAAGCAATACCATCAACAACAGTTAACATTAAATTGGAGTGAAATAATAAGAGTTAGTTCTCCAAAATAGGCAGTCTTTGAAGTGAAATATTCAGTTAGGACTGTCAAAGGATGTTATAATAAAACcatgggtttatttttttccacccctATACAAAAAATGACCGAATTTGTACAACTCCTATTAAACATACCTTTCCTAGCTTGATGAAAATgtatcattttcaaattttaacaaGTGTGGTCTTTGagcatatataatatttattgcCATACACATCCTCACTTTAAAAAGAACTAAGAATTCAGACTGTACTATGCtgaactcactttttttttccattaacagATTATGTCTACCGTACCACTCCCccaaaaaacaattaaaaattctAAGTAAGATTTTATAGTTtagttaaaagggaaaaaatgcaaatgtggaTTTAGAGCTTTTTGTATAAATCTTGCTATATTTTATAAACTTGTTGTTTATTGTAACACTGTTTATTGATCAAATAAGTGACGCACTGCTATCTAAAATTTCCATATACACCATTAAAAATCCAAAGTTGATATGATACTGAACCTTAAATCTTCAAGAGTtcaaaaaaagacagtttataCATGTACAGCACACAACAGCAGACACCCCTAGAATACCAATTGCCAGTCCATGATGCATACAAACTTACAGGTAAGcattcatttcactgttttcattgtgcaggaaaaatatttcttagtgAAGACGGAAACTCAGCTGGTGGATTTCAGATatcatcttcatcatcttcatcctGAGAAGATCCTGCTTGATTGGATGCACTggctgaggcagcagcaagctgtgCCTGTTGAGCTGCTTGTTGCATCTGTAGCCATTCCTGCTGTGCCAGTTCTGCTTGCTGTTGTCTAGCCTAAAGACATGAATTTAATTGTTAGGCCATACTGTAGCTTGTGAAGAATCTCTAGAACACCTCAGCTGTAAAAGCAGCTCTATCTGCACACCTGCAGATTCCTTCcgtataatttttattaattgtaCATACAAATAGAGGTACTTCTAAACATAGTTTTGTACCAAGATGTTTAGCTatattctcttttcctctcaAGAGGCCACTACTTGGAATATTTACACTTTCCAAGAACAAGAGGCAGGAGCTAGTCTACTCATGTTCCATTGTAAAGACTGTGCTATACAACTTACTAATGGAAAAATTAAGCAAGGCAAAGCAATGGAAAACTTAAGCTTCAATTTCAAGGCATCTTAACATTTAACCACCATTTAGAGATGGGAATAGCCTCACTTTGTTGATTACAAATACTAAAACTCACAATTATGAATTCATACAACTGTatcacacagacacacattattacaaaaaaaaaagaaagccactATCTTATTTGGCTAAGCAATCTTTGGAAAGCAGAGCAATCTAAGTTCTTCTCAAATAAATTTGTAAAGCAGAGCAATCTAAGTTCTTCTCAAATAAAGACACACACACTGAGGGTGTCTGTTACAGAAAGGTACAGTGCTTGTACTTAAAGGTACAAGACActaacaaaacatttcaaatagtTCAAATGGTGCCctcacatttttccatttacacTTTTTGCTTGTTGTTTGGCAACCACTTTTGATTTCAACAGTATACCAGCCCACTGCGttaaatttaaaacttcaaTTCCTGTTTTCAATGAACATTAGAAAAAAGTTCTTGAATTAAAAGCCCTTCAGTCGTCTTTATTCCCTCactgaattttgatttttttcaccaAAGCATAAACAAATCAGTTGCAGAATTCAAATGCTAAAAGATGATGCTTTGGAAAAAATTATCAAAACCAGTTTACCTattcaaaatgtgaaaaataacagtCTTCCCATATTGCGTCACATTTCTTTCAGCCTGTTGAGCCCTTTCCAACAAggatttttcagtatttcaaagtTCAAGTGGCAGTCAAGTTACAAGGGGTGAAAAACAACTTAGGGCactgaaaagtttttaaagttttaaacaaAGGAAGACATGAGCATCTGTGCACAGaggcataaatatttataacatgCAAGTAACAAGTTCCCTACTAACCTTGCTACAATTAAGTTTACTCTACATTAAGTGAGCTAATGCACATGCATGCACCAGTAATTGGAGACTCAGTACTTCAGTGCCTACCCTCACTGCCACATTTATATCACTTCCTTAGCcatttcaaaaatggaaaaagaaaaattccattGAGTTGTATTGTCTAAGAAACCTTAACAGCATCTGGTAAACTTAACTCATTTATTGGATAGGACATTTACATCACCTGCAACCTTTAGTAAGgaagcctcaaaaaaaaaaaaaaaaaaaaaaaaaaaaaaccacctgcTGATACCCTCACCTCCAAAGATATTTAGAGACACGCATGAACATCAGGATGAGCCATTCACTGACTTCAAATATTTACGAGCATCCAAGACAACATTCCAAATCAAACATTCATAACATTAACaggcaattattttaaaactagagTAGGTATTTTCACCCTTCAGGAAGTCTGCATTAGTGTCCTGTTTTGGAATATTAACAAGATTAACACAAACAGGCACTTCGTAAGTATTTTCAAGAATAATTATAGTGCCTCCAACAGCATACAGCTactgtatgtatttttgaaaatactgtacaGTATTTTTGGAAAGTCAGACTGACATCTTTGAATTTAAGCATACATTTTCCATATTACTAAAGaatgtatacatttttaagaTTATTCATACCATCTTGTCAAAGCTGTATTAATTGCCTTACTTTACACATTGAGGCACGGTactacagaatttaaaaaagaacatacTTCAAGGGGTCATGAAGCATGGCCTAAATAAGGTGGCAATGGTTTTATGTTACTCAGGAGCTAGTATTCCCTAAATACACTTTATCTTTGctgttggttctttttttttattttatttttcaaactatGCTAAGagatttaacaaaaaataactaaaaaaaaacatggcGAATTTCCCTGTAAATTGCACCCTTAATTCAGAGGCAGCCATACTGATATTTGTAACATTAGCACAAAGAAAATTGGGCACATATGAATTTCTCATAATTAGTTCTATTAAAGCTGACAAGAGCCATGTGCAATGCTGAAATTTAACTGCCTAAAAATTCATCATGCAAACGAGGTTAACATAGTTGTCACCTAATCAGAGAAAAGTAATGGTTATTAAATGCTTCAGTAAGACAGtaaagaaaggggagaggaagtTGCAGTAATCAGACATGACAACTCAGTAAgaatttttcagaggaaattaaagcaagcaaaatcagaaaacaagacTCATGCTATGGGTAAGGGGAGAGAAGGCAAAGATTATTTTCACATCACTTAATTTAGAGAACcatcttattttcaaattaagaatAGTAGAGAGAAAGATggtgtagaaaaataaatacaatcgGGTTTTAGTCATTTAAACTCAGAAGTGTTCAGAAACTATCTGGGAAAGATGGAAAAGCAAAGACTGGGATAAAGGAGAACATGTGCAAAGGCACGCACAGTGTTTGTATGCAGTCTTCTGTGCTTGAATTGCCTCCTTAAAAATGTATGCATGAATTCACTCAAACAGAATCTTGCCAAGAGTAAAGATAAGAAAGGACAAATTAGAAGTTTTGAACAATCGTTTCTTTCAGAGCCAAAGAATTAATGTGCACGCTGTTTCTGGCCATCAGAaagatattttcactttttacatGATAAAAACTGGTAATTCCTACAACACCagttgtcatttttaattttctcagccAAGTAATTCTTAACGTATTCTCTACAACAGAATGGAAATACCTGTAAGtagcagcaaaaaaaatcaaacactaaAACTAGAGtatacatgtaaaatataaTTGTTTGTATGTGTCAAATCAAAGAAACAACCAGAAGTAGCATCTTTTTTATTGGTTTTCCTTTCCCTAAATCAAACAGGCCAAGGAAATCAATAGTATCTCTGATGCCAcagaaattgaaaaggaaaaggcataATTCTGGAGGTGTGCAAGTCTTTGTGGCCTTAGGTCTACCATGTTAATTATTCCAACCTCATCTGTTCGAGTATTGCTTCACTTACTTTCGCAAATAATTCCTGTTGCTGCCTTAGAAGCTCTTCTTCCGGAATGCCGAGGTTTTCCAAGCGTGAACTggcctttcttctctttagtgCTACTGTTTTGCATTCTTGTAAGACTTCTTTTACTTCACTGATATAGGAGCCAAAACCCAAACTTTCTAgtgctagaaagaaaaaaaacacattcatctTTTAGAAGGCTTTTGATAATAGATACCACTGCGTTtttctgaaagacttttttctaaaaaaataagtttgacCATTTTTCTCTTATCTGGTGAAAATCTATGTTTGTAAGAAGATCTGATGATATTCTCCCTTCCACTTCTCTTATGCAGTTTAAAAGTGCATGATTTCAGGCTagaaattttaagtttttagTCAAGTGCAAGCAAAGACAACTTCACTTGCAGAGTATTCAGGACTTTGATGCATTTTTTCTAGAGAGAGGCATGATTCTTTTAAGACCTCTTTTAGATGTTCTACATATCAGAACCAAGTAGGAATTACAGAGTGAAGATGTTATTCCCATCTGAATCATTATCCACTAATCTCTGTGGAATTCTGTACTTCCATTTTTTCTGCAAGCCTTCCGTAAAGGTAAATTAGGTACCTgtaacagagcagaaatgtaACACATGAAAAGTGACCACAGATCTTGGATTAATACAGACATGATATTACCACAGAACTAAAACTTTTAACTCTCATCTCTGCGtatctaaatttattttctgaatgccCACGAACTAGAAGTGTACATTAAACATATGCAAAGTTACGTACaactcctttttatttttataaacctTTCATGTctacatgaaaacaaactcagaaaCTAAAACGCAGCATTTTAACCTGCCCAAAGAAACTTGAAATGCAGACATATACtgcaaaaacataaacaaaacatttaaaaaaaaaaacaaaacgcaGAAGTAACAGAAGATTAACAAATATAGACAGAACATGTGGTAAAAGGCATACTGCTTCTTGATTCACCATTTCTTGCCATATGCCTCCATGCATACACCCCCCCCAGTGGAACCTATTACAGACTATGCTAGAAATGTTACATAAACACCAATTACATATGAAACAAGCCTCCATTTTATTATACCTTGTTCATTTCCAATGTTTATATAAATCTGAGTTTCTTATGGAACGtcacttattttaatatttatccTACTTTATTTCAATCTTGTCACACGCTATTCAAGAAATAACACTAACCTACAACACACAGCAGCAAACATACATAACTTTCTAAACCAATTCCTATTTACACTAACCCAGACTACATTCTAACATGAATTTTGTAAGCAGTCTTTTCCTACCCATAACTAAGGTGGCATGCCATTGTATCGCACACCTAAACAATAACCAAAGGCATTCTGTAAGCTCCTGGCTTCCGACCTGGGCCCGAAGAGGTGGTTAGCACGTTgtctgcagccaggcagcaccGCAGCTGTCTGGTCATGC from Aythya fuligula isolate bAytFul2 chromosome 8, bAytFul2.pri, whole genome shotgun sequence includes these protein-coding regions:
- the DR1 gene encoding protein Dr1; its protein translation is MASSSGNDDDLTIPRAAINKMIKETLPNVRVANDARELVVNCCTEFIHLISSEANEICNKSEKKTISPEHVIQALESLGFGSYISEVKEVLQECKTVALKRRKASSRLENLGIPEEELLRQQQELFAKARQQQAELAQQEWLQMQQAAQQAQLAAASASASNQAGSSQDEDDEDDI